The following are encoded in a window of Castanea sativa cultivar Marrone di Chiusa Pesio chromosome 5, ASM4071231v1 genomic DNA:
- the LOC142636453 gene encoding G-type lectin S-receptor-like serine/threonine-protein kinase RKS1 isoform X1 — MVMPLILIMLFFPFCTSVDTLTPDQSIKDGQSLISNKNNFALGFFSPGNSSYQYLGIWFVKVAKQTIVWVANRNDPIIDSSGVLSINPNGNLVLHDSSKRLLWSTNVSLQGTTSSVAQLQDSGNLVLVQGNNEKFIWQSFDHPTDTLLPGMRLGLNPITGLDRFLTSWKSQDDPGTGDYFYKMNPTGSPQFVLYKGSTLYWRTGPWPWPLSSSAATSFKYSFVNNEDEVSYAYFFDDTYIITRLVLHNYGLLQHLMWNDGDHQWKEFWSPSKYRCDNYRHCGAYGKCGLESGDRFNKFECTCLPGYEPKSPRNWYHRDGSEGCVRKQSGLSMCGNGEGFVKVELSKAPDSFNAVWMDMSMSSSECEQACLRNCSCTAFVSMNIDGKGTSCLAWYGELIDVSENLNERWDLNVRVDATELATYTRKSNGFLGHKRQRAITIISLMVTLFLVCLIGYICLMKKKRRKTFPSKKEEEENKRTVKRKLHNQSLYFTGAMDYLEGNELEENSRHPDLLIFDLSCIVAATNNFSPINKLGEGGFGSVFKGQLSNGQQVAVKRLSNSSGQGIQEFKNEVMLIAKLQHRNLVKLFGCCIQGEEKMLIYEYMPNKSLDFFIFDHTRSSLLNWGKRFEIIIGITRGILYLHQDSRLRIIHRDLKTSNVLLDGEMNPKISDFGIARIFKGDQIQDKTTRVIGTYGYMSPEYAVFGKFSTKSDVFSFGVILLEIISGKKNNSSYQAHPSLTLIGHVWELWREDRALDIVDSSITESFVSHEVLRCIQIGLLCVQEDATDRPTMLAILLMLSCETTIPSPKQPAFVFRRPTNDLGSITEKGFYSINDVTITMLEAR; from the exons ATGGTCATGCCATTGATTCTGATCATGCTTTTCTTCCCATTTTGCACTTCCGTTGACACCTTAACACCAGACCAATCCATCAAGGATGGCCAGTCTTTGATTtccaacaaaaataatttcGCCTTAGGCTTCTTCAGTCCTGGCAATTCTAGCTACCAGTATCTTGGTATTTGGTTTGTCAAAGTGGCAAAACAAACTATAGTGTGGGTGGCAAACAGGAATGATCCTATTATTGATTCCTCCGGTGTTCTCTCCATCAACCCCAATGGAAACCTTGTCCTCCATGACAGTTCTAAGCGTCTTCTTTGGTCTACAAATGTGTCTCTCCAGGGGACAACCTCCTCTGTTGCACAGCTTCAAGATTCAGGAAATCTGGTATTGGTCCAAGGCAATAACGAAAAGTTTATATGGCAAAGCTTTGATCATCCTACAGACACACTGCTTCCAGGCATGAGGCTTGGGTTGAATCCGATAACTGGGCTAGACAGGTTCTTGACATCTTGGAAGTCACAAGATGACCCCGGAACTGGGGACTACTTTTATAAGATGAATCCTACTGGCTCTCCACAATTCGTCTTGTATAAGGGTTCGACTTTATATTGGCGGACAGGTCCATGGCCGTGGCCCTTATCATCATCAGCAGCAACGAGTTTTAAGTATTCTTTTGTTAACAACGAAGATGAAGTATCTTACGCCTACTTTTTCGATGACACCTACATCATTACTAGACTAGTGCTTCACAACTATGGATTGCTCCAGCACCTTATGTGGAATGATGGTGATCATCAATGGAAGGAATTCTGGTCACCATCTAAATACCGGTGTGACAACTATAGACACTGTGGTGCATATGGTAAGTGTGGTCTCGAGTCCGGTGACAGGTTTAATAAGTTTGAGTGTACGTGTCTGCCAGGGTATGAACCCAAGTCTCCAAGGAATTGGTATCACAGAGATGGTTCTGAGGGGTGTGTGAGGAAGCAGTCTGGGTTGTCGATGTGTGGGAATGGAGAAGGGTTTGTGAAGGTGGAGCTTTCGAAGGCTCCTGATTCATTTAATGCAGTTTGGATGGACATGAGTATGAGTAGTTCAGAGTGCGAGCAGGCATGCTTGAGAAATTGCTCTTGCACAgcttttgtaagcatgaacattGATGGGAAGGGGACGAGTTGTTTGGCATGGTATGGTGAATTGATTGACGTTTCCGAGAATTTAAATGAAAGGTGGGATCTAAACGTACGTGTAGATGCAACTGAGTTAG CTACCTACACAAGGAAGTCCAATGGTTTTCTTGGCCACAAGAGGCAGCGGGCTATTACAATAATTTCTCTTATGGTGACATTGTTTCTGGTATGCTTGATAGGCTATATATGcctaatgaagaagaagaggaggaaaacattcccctcaaaaaaagaagaagaggaaaacaaAAG GACAGTGAAGAGAAAATTGCACAATCAATCATTATATTTTACCGGTGCCATGGACTATTTGGAGGGAAATGAGCTAGAGGAGAATAGCAGACATCCAGatttattgatctttgatctaaGCTGCATAGTTGCTGCCACTAACAATTTCTCTCCAATCAACAAACTAGGAGAAGGTGGCTTTGGTTCTGTTTTTAAG GGTCAATTATCTAATGGACAACAAGTAGCTGTGAAAAGGCTATCCAACAGTTCAGGACAAGGAATACAGGAATTCAAAAATGAAGTTATGTTAATTGCAAAACTTCAACATAGGAATCTTGTCAAGCTTTTTGGTTGTTGCATTCAGGGGGAAGAAAAGATGTTGATTTATGAGTATATGCCCAACAAAAGCTTGgatttcttcatttttg accATACAAGAAGTTCATTACTTAATTGGGGGAAACGCTTTGAAATCATTATTGGGATCACTCGTGGGATTTTGTATCTTCATCAAGACTCAAGATTAAGAATTATACATAGGGATCTTAAAACTAGCAATGTTCTCCTAGATGGTGAGATGAatccaaaaatttcagatttcgGGATAGCTCGTATATTCAAAGGGGACCAAATTCAAGACAAGACAACTAGAGTTATCGGAACATA TGGTTATATGTCACCAGAGTATGCAGTATTTGggaaattttcaacaaaatcagATGTTTTTAGTTTCGGTGTCATATTGTTGGAGATCATTAGTGGCAAGAAGAATAATAGTTCTTATCAAGCACACCCTTCCTTAACTCTGATAGGGCAT GTCTGGGAACTATGGAGAGAAGATAGAGCCTTGGATATAGTTGATTCATCGATTACTGAGTCATTTGTTTCTCATGAAGTTTTGAGATGCATTCAAATTGGGCTCTTATGTGTGCAAGAAGATGCAACGGATCGACCAACCATGTTGGCTATTCTTCTCATGCTAAGTTGTGAAACAACTATTCCTTCTCCGAAACAACCTGCTTTCGTTTTCAGAAGACCAACAAATGATTTGGGATCAATCACTGAAAAGGGGTTTTATTCTATAAATGACGTGACAATAACTATGCTTGAAGCTCGCTAA
- the LOC142636453 gene encoding G-type lectin S-receptor-like serine/threonine-protein kinase RKS1 isoform X4, producing the protein MVMPLILIMLFFPFCTSVDTLTPDQSIKDGQSLISNKNNFALGFFSPGNSSYQYLGIWFVKVAKQTIVWVANRNDPIIDSSGVLSINPNGNLVLHDSSKRLLWSTNVSLQGTTSSVAQLQDSGNLVLVQGNNEKFIWQSFDHPTDTLLPGMRLGLNPITGLDRFLTSWKSQDDPGTGDYFYKMNPTGSPQFVLYKGSTLYWRTGPWPWPLSSSAATSFKYSFVNNEDEVSYAYFFDDTYIITRLVLHNYGLLQHLMWNDGDHQWKEFWSPSKYRCDNYRHCGAYGKCGLESGDRFNKFECTCLPGYEPKSPRNWYHRDGSEGCVRKQSGLSMCGNGEGFVKVELSKAPDSFNAVWMDMSMSSSECEQACLRNCSCTAFVSMNIDGKGTSCLAWYGELIDVSENLNESYLHKEVQWFSWPQEAAGYYNNFSYGDIVSGMLDRLYMPNEEEEEENKRTVKRKLHNQSLYFTGAMDYLEGNELEENSRHPDLLIFDLSCIVAATNNFSPINKLGEGGFGSVFKGQLSNGQQVAVKRLSNSSGQGIQEFKNEVMLIAKLQHRNLVKLFGCCIQGEEKMLIYEYMPNKSLDFFIFDHTRSSLLNWGKRFEIIIGITRGILYLHQDSRLRIIHRDLKTSNVLLDGEMNPKISDFGIARIFKGDQIQDKTTRVIGTYGYMSPEYAVFGKFSTKSDVFSFGVILLEIISGKKNNSSYQAHPSLTLIGHVWELWREDRALDIVDSSITESFVSHEVLRCIQIGLLCVQEDATDRPTMLAILLMLSCETTIPSPKQPAFVFRRPTNDLGSITEKGFYSINDVTITMLEAR; encoded by the exons ATGGTCATGCCATTGATTCTGATCATGCTTTTCTTCCCATTTTGCACTTCCGTTGACACCTTAACACCAGACCAATCCATCAAGGATGGCCAGTCTTTGATTtccaacaaaaataatttcGCCTTAGGCTTCTTCAGTCCTGGCAATTCTAGCTACCAGTATCTTGGTATTTGGTTTGTCAAAGTGGCAAAACAAACTATAGTGTGGGTGGCAAACAGGAATGATCCTATTATTGATTCCTCCGGTGTTCTCTCCATCAACCCCAATGGAAACCTTGTCCTCCATGACAGTTCTAAGCGTCTTCTTTGGTCTACAAATGTGTCTCTCCAGGGGACAACCTCCTCTGTTGCACAGCTTCAAGATTCAGGAAATCTGGTATTGGTCCAAGGCAATAACGAAAAGTTTATATGGCAAAGCTTTGATCATCCTACAGACACACTGCTTCCAGGCATGAGGCTTGGGTTGAATCCGATAACTGGGCTAGACAGGTTCTTGACATCTTGGAAGTCACAAGATGACCCCGGAACTGGGGACTACTTTTATAAGATGAATCCTACTGGCTCTCCACAATTCGTCTTGTATAAGGGTTCGACTTTATATTGGCGGACAGGTCCATGGCCGTGGCCCTTATCATCATCAGCAGCAACGAGTTTTAAGTATTCTTTTGTTAACAACGAAGATGAAGTATCTTACGCCTACTTTTTCGATGACACCTACATCATTACTAGACTAGTGCTTCACAACTATGGATTGCTCCAGCACCTTATGTGGAATGATGGTGATCATCAATGGAAGGAATTCTGGTCACCATCTAAATACCGGTGTGACAACTATAGACACTGTGGTGCATATGGTAAGTGTGGTCTCGAGTCCGGTGACAGGTTTAATAAGTTTGAGTGTACGTGTCTGCCAGGGTATGAACCCAAGTCTCCAAGGAATTGGTATCACAGAGATGGTTCTGAGGGGTGTGTGAGGAAGCAGTCTGGGTTGTCGATGTGTGGGAATGGAGAAGGGTTTGTGAAGGTGGAGCTTTCGAAGGCTCCTGATTCATTTAATGCAGTTTGGATGGACATGAGTATGAGTAGTTCAGAGTGCGAGCAGGCATGCTTGAGAAATTGCTCTTGCACAgcttttgtaagcatgaacattGATGGGAAGGGGACGAGTTGTTTGGCATGGTATGGTGAATTGATTGACGTTTCCGAGAATTTAAATGAAAG CTACCTACACAAGGAAGTCCAATGGTTTTCTTGGCCACAAGAGGCAGCGGGCTATTACAATAATTTCTCTTATGGTGACATTGTTTCTGGTATGCTTGATAGGCTATATATGcctaatgaagaagaaga agaggaaaacaaAAG GACAGTGAAGAGAAAATTGCACAATCAATCATTATATTTTACCGGTGCCATGGACTATTTGGAGGGAAATGAGCTAGAGGAGAATAGCAGACATCCAGatttattgatctttgatctaaGCTGCATAGTTGCTGCCACTAACAATTTCTCTCCAATCAACAAACTAGGAGAAGGTGGCTTTGGTTCTGTTTTTAAG GGTCAATTATCTAATGGACAACAAGTAGCTGTGAAAAGGCTATCCAACAGTTCAGGACAAGGAATACAGGAATTCAAAAATGAAGTTATGTTAATTGCAAAACTTCAACATAGGAATCTTGTCAAGCTTTTTGGTTGTTGCATTCAGGGGGAAGAAAAGATGTTGATTTATGAGTATATGCCCAACAAAAGCTTGgatttcttcatttttg accATACAAGAAGTTCATTACTTAATTGGGGGAAACGCTTTGAAATCATTATTGGGATCACTCGTGGGATTTTGTATCTTCATCAAGACTCAAGATTAAGAATTATACATAGGGATCTTAAAACTAGCAATGTTCTCCTAGATGGTGAGATGAatccaaaaatttcagatttcgGGATAGCTCGTATATTCAAAGGGGACCAAATTCAAGACAAGACAACTAGAGTTATCGGAACATA TGGTTATATGTCACCAGAGTATGCAGTATTTGggaaattttcaacaaaatcagATGTTTTTAGTTTCGGTGTCATATTGTTGGAGATCATTAGTGGCAAGAAGAATAATAGTTCTTATCAAGCACACCCTTCCTTAACTCTGATAGGGCAT GTCTGGGAACTATGGAGAGAAGATAGAGCCTTGGATATAGTTGATTCATCGATTACTGAGTCATTTGTTTCTCATGAAGTTTTGAGATGCATTCAAATTGGGCTCTTATGTGTGCAAGAAGATGCAACGGATCGACCAACCATGTTGGCTATTCTTCTCATGCTAAGTTGTGAAACAACTATTCCTTCTCCGAAACAACCTGCTTTCGTTTTCAGAAGACCAACAAATGATTTGGGATCAATCACTGAAAAGGGGTTTTATTCTATAAATGACGTGACAATAACTATGCTTGAAGCTCGCTAA
- the LOC142636453 gene encoding G-type lectin S-receptor-like serine/threonine-protein kinase RKS1 isoform X3: MVMPLILIMLFFPFCTSVDTLTPDQSIKDGQSLISNKNNFALGFFSPGNSSYQYLGIWFVKVAKQTIVWVANRNDPIIDSSGVLSINPNGNLVLHDSSKRLLWSTNVSLQGTTSSVAQLQDSGNLVLVQGNNEKFIWQSFDHPTDTLLPGMRLGLNPITGLDRFLTSWKSQDDPGTGDYFYKMNPTGSPQFVLYKGSTLYWRTGPWPWPLSSSAATSFKYSFVNNEDEVSYAYFFDDTYIITRLVLHNYGLLQHLMWNDGDHQWKEFWSPSKYRCDNYRHCGAYGKCGLESGDRFNKFECTCLPGYEPKSPRNWYHRDGSEGCVRKQSGLSMCGNGEGFVKVELSKAPDSFNAVWMDMSMSSSECEQACLRNCSCTAFVSMNIDGKGTSCLAWYGELIDVSENLNERWDLNVRVDATDYLHKEVQWFSWPQEAAGYYNNFSYGDIVSGMLDRLYMPNEEEEEENKRTVKRKLHNQSLYFTGAMDYLEGNELEENSRHPDLLIFDLSCIVAATNNFSPINKLGEGGFGSVFKGQLSNGQQVAVKRLSNSSGQGIQEFKNEVMLIAKLQHRNLVKLFGCCIQGEEKMLIYEYMPNKSLDFFIFDHTRSSLLNWGKRFEIIIGITRGILYLHQDSRLRIIHRDLKTSNVLLDGEMNPKISDFGIARIFKGDQIQDKTTRVIGTYGYMSPEYAVFGKFSTKSDVFSFGVILLEIISGKKNNSSYQAHPSLTLIGHVWELWREDRALDIVDSSITESFVSHEVLRCIQIGLLCVQEDATDRPTMLAILLMLSCETTIPSPKQPAFVFRRPTNDLGSITEKGFYSINDVTITMLEAR; the protein is encoded by the exons ATGGTCATGCCATTGATTCTGATCATGCTTTTCTTCCCATTTTGCACTTCCGTTGACACCTTAACACCAGACCAATCCATCAAGGATGGCCAGTCTTTGATTtccaacaaaaataatttcGCCTTAGGCTTCTTCAGTCCTGGCAATTCTAGCTACCAGTATCTTGGTATTTGGTTTGTCAAAGTGGCAAAACAAACTATAGTGTGGGTGGCAAACAGGAATGATCCTATTATTGATTCCTCCGGTGTTCTCTCCATCAACCCCAATGGAAACCTTGTCCTCCATGACAGTTCTAAGCGTCTTCTTTGGTCTACAAATGTGTCTCTCCAGGGGACAACCTCCTCTGTTGCACAGCTTCAAGATTCAGGAAATCTGGTATTGGTCCAAGGCAATAACGAAAAGTTTATATGGCAAAGCTTTGATCATCCTACAGACACACTGCTTCCAGGCATGAGGCTTGGGTTGAATCCGATAACTGGGCTAGACAGGTTCTTGACATCTTGGAAGTCACAAGATGACCCCGGAACTGGGGACTACTTTTATAAGATGAATCCTACTGGCTCTCCACAATTCGTCTTGTATAAGGGTTCGACTTTATATTGGCGGACAGGTCCATGGCCGTGGCCCTTATCATCATCAGCAGCAACGAGTTTTAAGTATTCTTTTGTTAACAACGAAGATGAAGTATCTTACGCCTACTTTTTCGATGACACCTACATCATTACTAGACTAGTGCTTCACAACTATGGATTGCTCCAGCACCTTATGTGGAATGATGGTGATCATCAATGGAAGGAATTCTGGTCACCATCTAAATACCGGTGTGACAACTATAGACACTGTGGTGCATATGGTAAGTGTGGTCTCGAGTCCGGTGACAGGTTTAATAAGTTTGAGTGTACGTGTCTGCCAGGGTATGAACCCAAGTCTCCAAGGAATTGGTATCACAGAGATGGTTCTGAGGGGTGTGTGAGGAAGCAGTCTGGGTTGTCGATGTGTGGGAATGGAGAAGGGTTTGTGAAGGTGGAGCTTTCGAAGGCTCCTGATTCATTTAATGCAGTTTGGATGGACATGAGTATGAGTAGTTCAGAGTGCGAGCAGGCATGCTTGAGAAATTGCTCTTGCACAgcttttgtaagcatgaacattGATGGGAAGGGGACGAGTTGTTTGGCATGGTATGGTGAATTGATTGACGTTTCCGAGAATTTAAATGAAAGGTGGGATCTAAACGTACGTGTAGATGCAACTGA CTACCTACACAAGGAAGTCCAATGGTTTTCTTGGCCACAAGAGGCAGCGGGCTATTACAATAATTTCTCTTATGGTGACATTGTTTCTGGTATGCTTGATAGGCTATATATGcctaatgaagaagaaga agaggaaaacaaAAG GACAGTGAAGAGAAAATTGCACAATCAATCATTATATTTTACCGGTGCCATGGACTATTTGGAGGGAAATGAGCTAGAGGAGAATAGCAGACATCCAGatttattgatctttgatctaaGCTGCATAGTTGCTGCCACTAACAATTTCTCTCCAATCAACAAACTAGGAGAAGGTGGCTTTGGTTCTGTTTTTAAG GGTCAATTATCTAATGGACAACAAGTAGCTGTGAAAAGGCTATCCAACAGTTCAGGACAAGGAATACAGGAATTCAAAAATGAAGTTATGTTAATTGCAAAACTTCAACATAGGAATCTTGTCAAGCTTTTTGGTTGTTGCATTCAGGGGGAAGAAAAGATGTTGATTTATGAGTATATGCCCAACAAAAGCTTGgatttcttcatttttg accATACAAGAAGTTCATTACTTAATTGGGGGAAACGCTTTGAAATCATTATTGGGATCACTCGTGGGATTTTGTATCTTCATCAAGACTCAAGATTAAGAATTATACATAGGGATCTTAAAACTAGCAATGTTCTCCTAGATGGTGAGATGAatccaaaaatttcagatttcgGGATAGCTCGTATATTCAAAGGGGACCAAATTCAAGACAAGACAACTAGAGTTATCGGAACATA TGGTTATATGTCACCAGAGTATGCAGTATTTGggaaattttcaacaaaatcagATGTTTTTAGTTTCGGTGTCATATTGTTGGAGATCATTAGTGGCAAGAAGAATAATAGTTCTTATCAAGCACACCCTTCCTTAACTCTGATAGGGCAT GTCTGGGAACTATGGAGAGAAGATAGAGCCTTGGATATAGTTGATTCATCGATTACTGAGTCATTTGTTTCTCATGAAGTTTTGAGATGCATTCAAATTGGGCTCTTATGTGTGCAAGAAGATGCAACGGATCGACCAACCATGTTGGCTATTCTTCTCATGCTAAGTTGTGAAACAACTATTCCTTCTCCGAAACAACCTGCTTTCGTTTTCAGAAGACCAACAAATGATTTGGGATCAATCACTGAAAAGGGGTTTTATTCTATAAATGACGTGACAATAACTATGCTTGAAGCTCGCTAA
- the LOC142636453 gene encoding G-type lectin S-receptor-like serine/threonine-protein kinase RKS1 isoform X2, with amino-acid sequence MVMPLILIMLFFPFCTSVDTLTPDQSIKDGQSLISNKNNFALGFFSPGNSSYQYLGIWFVKVAKQTIVWVANRNDPIIDSSGVLSINPNGNLVLHDSSKRLLWSTNVSLQGTTSSVAQLQDSGNLVLVQGNNEKFIWQSFDHPTDTLLPGMRLGLNPITGLDRFLTSWKSQDDPGTGDYFYKMNPTGSPQFVLYKGSTLYWRTGPWPWPLSSSAATSFKYSFVNNEDEVSYAYFFDDTYIITRLVLHNYGLLQHLMWNDGDHQWKEFWSPSKYRCDNYRHCGAYGKCGLESGDRFNKFECTCLPGYEPKSPRNWYHRDGSEGCVRKQSGLSMCGNGEGFVKVELSKAPDSFNAVWMDMSMSSSECEQACLRNCSCTAFVSMNIDGKGTSCLAWYGELIDVSENLNERWDLNVRVDATELATYTRKSNGFLGHKRQRAITIISLMVTLFLVCLIGYICLMKKKKRKTKVKRKLHNQSLYFTGAMDYLEGNELEENSRHPDLLIFDLSCIVAATNNFSPINKLGEGGFGSVFKGQLSNGQQVAVKRLSNSSGQGIQEFKNEVMLIAKLQHRNLVKLFGCCIQGEEKMLIYEYMPNKSLDFFIFDHTRSSLLNWGKRFEIIIGITRGILYLHQDSRLRIIHRDLKTSNVLLDGEMNPKISDFGIARIFKGDQIQDKTTRVIGTYGYMSPEYAVFGKFSTKSDVFSFGVILLEIISGKKNNSSYQAHPSLTLIGHVWELWREDRALDIVDSSITESFVSHEVLRCIQIGLLCVQEDATDRPTMLAILLMLSCETTIPSPKQPAFVFRRPTNDLGSITEKGFYSINDVTITMLEAR; translated from the exons ATGGTCATGCCATTGATTCTGATCATGCTTTTCTTCCCATTTTGCACTTCCGTTGACACCTTAACACCAGACCAATCCATCAAGGATGGCCAGTCTTTGATTtccaacaaaaataatttcGCCTTAGGCTTCTTCAGTCCTGGCAATTCTAGCTACCAGTATCTTGGTATTTGGTTTGTCAAAGTGGCAAAACAAACTATAGTGTGGGTGGCAAACAGGAATGATCCTATTATTGATTCCTCCGGTGTTCTCTCCATCAACCCCAATGGAAACCTTGTCCTCCATGACAGTTCTAAGCGTCTTCTTTGGTCTACAAATGTGTCTCTCCAGGGGACAACCTCCTCTGTTGCACAGCTTCAAGATTCAGGAAATCTGGTATTGGTCCAAGGCAATAACGAAAAGTTTATATGGCAAAGCTTTGATCATCCTACAGACACACTGCTTCCAGGCATGAGGCTTGGGTTGAATCCGATAACTGGGCTAGACAGGTTCTTGACATCTTGGAAGTCACAAGATGACCCCGGAACTGGGGACTACTTTTATAAGATGAATCCTACTGGCTCTCCACAATTCGTCTTGTATAAGGGTTCGACTTTATATTGGCGGACAGGTCCATGGCCGTGGCCCTTATCATCATCAGCAGCAACGAGTTTTAAGTATTCTTTTGTTAACAACGAAGATGAAGTATCTTACGCCTACTTTTTCGATGACACCTACATCATTACTAGACTAGTGCTTCACAACTATGGATTGCTCCAGCACCTTATGTGGAATGATGGTGATCATCAATGGAAGGAATTCTGGTCACCATCTAAATACCGGTGTGACAACTATAGACACTGTGGTGCATATGGTAAGTGTGGTCTCGAGTCCGGTGACAGGTTTAATAAGTTTGAGTGTACGTGTCTGCCAGGGTATGAACCCAAGTCTCCAAGGAATTGGTATCACAGAGATGGTTCTGAGGGGTGTGTGAGGAAGCAGTCTGGGTTGTCGATGTGTGGGAATGGAGAAGGGTTTGTGAAGGTGGAGCTTTCGAAGGCTCCTGATTCATTTAATGCAGTTTGGATGGACATGAGTATGAGTAGTTCAGAGTGCGAGCAGGCATGCTTGAGAAATTGCTCTTGCACAgcttttgtaagcatgaacattGATGGGAAGGGGACGAGTTGTTTGGCATGGTATGGTGAATTGATTGACGTTTCCGAGAATTTAAATGAAAGGTGGGATCTAAACGTACGTGTAGATGCAACTGAGTTAG CTACCTACACAAGGAAGTCCAATGGTTTTCTTGGCCACAAGAGGCAGCGGGCTATTACAATAATTTCTCTTATGGTGACATTGTTTCTGGTATGCTTGATAGGCTATATATGcctaatgaagaagaaga agaggaaaacaaAAG TGAAGAGAAAATTGCACAATCAATCATTATATTTTACCGGTGCCATGGACTATTTGGAGGGAAATGAGCTAGAGGAGAATAGCAGACATCCAGatttattgatctttgatctaaGCTGCATAGTTGCTGCCACTAACAATTTCTCTCCAATCAACAAACTAGGAGAAGGTGGCTTTGGTTCTGTTTTTAAG GGTCAATTATCTAATGGACAACAAGTAGCTGTGAAAAGGCTATCCAACAGTTCAGGACAAGGAATACAGGAATTCAAAAATGAAGTTATGTTAATTGCAAAACTTCAACATAGGAATCTTGTCAAGCTTTTTGGTTGTTGCATTCAGGGGGAAGAAAAGATGTTGATTTATGAGTATATGCCCAACAAAAGCTTGgatttcttcatttttg accATACAAGAAGTTCATTACTTAATTGGGGGAAACGCTTTGAAATCATTATTGGGATCACTCGTGGGATTTTGTATCTTCATCAAGACTCAAGATTAAGAATTATACATAGGGATCTTAAAACTAGCAATGTTCTCCTAGATGGTGAGATGAatccaaaaatttcagatttcgGGATAGCTCGTATATTCAAAGGGGACCAAATTCAAGACAAGACAACTAGAGTTATCGGAACATA TGGTTATATGTCACCAGAGTATGCAGTATTTGggaaattttcaacaaaatcagATGTTTTTAGTTTCGGTGTCATATTGTTGGAGATCATTAGTGGCAAGAAGAATAATAGTTCTTATCAAGCACACCCTTCCTTAACTCTGATAGGGCAT GTCTGGGAACTATGGAGAGAAGATAGAGCCTTGGATATAGTTGATTCATCGATTACTGAGTCATTTGTTTCTCATGAAGTTTTGAGATGCATTCAAATTGGGCTCTTATGTGTGCAAGAAGATGCAACGGATCGACCAACCATGTTGGCTATTCTTCTCATGCTAAGTTGTGAAACAACTATTCCTTCTCCGAAACAACCTGCTTTCGTTTTCAGAAGACCAACAAATGATTTGGGATCAATCACTGAAAAGGGGTTTTATTCTATAAATGACGTGACAATAACTATGCTTGAAGCTCGCTAA